From Pedosphaera parvula Ellin514:
CTCCCGTCAGGAGCCTTTCAAAAGCATGGCTCCTCATATGTTTCTCACAACCTTCGTCATTGACGTTCTTCCTGACTGTGGTCATCCTCCGGTCGCTTTTAAGTAGTTGTCGAGTAACGAACTGCATACTGGAGGTAACCCAAGCCGCCGAATGAACACTCAAATCAAATCCACGCTCACTCTTCAACCCTTTCTAGCATTGGCTGCGCTGGTGCTGAGTTGGGCGGTTATTCCTGCGGCCCAGGCTGCTTCGTGGTCAACCAACAGCCTAATGAACAGTGCCCACAATTGGCATACCGCCACCCTCCTGCCCAACGGCAAGGTGTTAGTTGCTGGCGGTTCTACCAACTACGGGATCGGATATGACCCTACCGGCGTCGCCGAACTGTTTGATCCCGCCACCGGATTGTGGACTGCCACAAGTTCAATGATTCATGCGCGCGAATTGCACACCGCTACCTTGCTGCCCAGCGGCAAGGTGCTCGTGGCAGGTGGCTCCATCAACACCCCGCCTTATGAGTTTTCCAGTGCTGAGCTTTTTGATCCAGCCACCGGGACGTGGTCGCCGACCAGTTCCATGAATTTCACACACGACGGTCACACGGCCACTTTGCTGCTGGACGGCCGGGTGCTCATCGCCGCAGGCTACGGTGACACTGGGAGTTTTACTGACGCGGAGCTTTATGAACCCTCCAACCAAACATGGACAGCCACCGGCAAGCTCCACGTCCCACGTCAGGTGCATTCTGCGACGCTGCTGGCCAATGGCAAGGTGCTGGTTGCAGGAGGCACGGATCCGCAAGGAATTCCCATTGCCGACGTGGAACTGTATGATCCAGCCACCGGAGCATGGACACTCGGCAACCCATTAACCCTCCCACGAGCTGATTTCACTGCTACATTGCTCCCGGATGGCAAGGTGCTGGTTGCGGGTGGTTACGATAGCGACGGGTACACCACCAGCGCGGAATTATACGATCCTGTCAGTGGTGCATGGACATTGACCGCGCCCATGAATGCGGCCCGTTTAAGTCACACAGCCAATCTATTGCCCAATGGCAAAGTTCTCATCAGCGGGGGCGATATCTGGTCTCCTTCGACGTCGGAATTATACGACCCGGTAACGCAGTCATGGACAAACTCGGCCACTTTAAGCATGCGACGTTTTGATCATTCCGCAACTTTGCTCGCCAACGGCCAGGTGCTGGTGGCAGGAGGTCACTATGATCTCGGAGACTTTTTGTCCAGTTCCGAGGTTTATGATCCTGCCGCTGATCCGGCGACCGGCTCATGGACGAACACCAGTCCCCTGAGCGTCGATCGGGAATATCACACAGCAACCTTGCTCCCCAGTGGAAATGTGCTCGTTGCCGGCGGGTGGAGTGACTATGGCATCCCACTCGCAAACGTGGATGTATACAATCCGGCTTCCAGGACATGGACTGCAACCCAGCCGTTCAATACCGCCCGCTTGAGCCATACTGCCACTCTATTGCCGAACGGCAATGTGCTCGTGTCCGGCGGCATCGATAACTCATACAGCGGAGTTGCGAGCACTGAGTTATTTGATGCGGCCAGCGAGACATGGACGAACTCAGGCTCCCTGAATGCAGAACGCTGGACTCACACCGCGACTCTCCTCCCCAATGGGTTGGTGCTTGTTGCCGGAGGCGCCAACGGCACCAACTTTCTTTCCAGCGCCGAGCTCTACAATCCATCCACTGGAGTCTGGACTCTGACAGGGGCGCTCAACATTGGTCGGCAGATTCACACCGCAACCTTATTGAAAAATGGGCAAGTGCTGGTGGCAGGTGGCTATGTGGGAGGATATTCTCTTTCCAGCGCGGAGCTATATAATCCGGCGACCGCGGCATGGATTTTGACCGGCAACTTGAACGTCTCACGCCATTCACATACTGCGACTTTGCTGCCGAACGGGAAGGTTTTGATTTTCGGAGGGTTGCATGACAATACTTCCCTTTCCAGTGCGGAATTGTATGACCCAACCACGGGCAAATGGACCCTGACCGGTTCGCTGGGCACAGGCCGACACGAGCACTGTGCCACCCTGCTGCCTAACGGGAAGGTAATTGCCTCCGGAGGCTTGGACCAGGACAAGAACCCCCTTTCCAGTGCCGAGCTATACGATCCAGCAACCGGAATCTGGCTGCCAACAGGCGGGCTGGACACGCCGCTTGCTTCTCACACCGCCACTCTCTTGCTCGACGGCAAGTTGCTGGTTACAGGTGGACTAAGTTTATCCAACAGCCTTCTTGTGAACGCGGCTCTGTACGATGTCGGGTTGGGCTTCTCCAACTCCTGGCAACCGCAAATTGCCTCGATCACATCCAACCTCAATTTGGGAGGCACTCTCGCCCTCACTGGTTCCGGGTTTCGCGGCATTTCAGAAGGTTCAGGTGGCAATGGTTCTCAAGCTTCGGCGGGCGATCATCCTCTCGTACAACTGCGGAGCATCGAAAGCGGGCAATCCACCTTCCTGCTGACCACGAACTGGTCGACGAATATTTTCAATTCTGCGCCAGTATATGGTTTCCCTCCGGGCTATGCGCTGGTCACGGTCTTCGTCAACGG
This genomic window contains:
- a CDS encoding Kelch repeat-containing protein, which produces MNTQIKSTLTLQPFLALAALVLSWAVIPAAQAASWSTNSLMNSAHNWHTATLLPNGKVLVAGGSTNYGIGYDPTGVAELFDPATGLWTATSSMIHARELHTATLLPSGKVLVAGGSINTPPYEFSSAELFDPATGTWSPTSSMNFTHDGHTATLLLDGRVLIAAGYGDTGSFTDAELYEPSNQTWTATGKLHVPRQVHSATLLANGKVLVAGGTDPQGIPIADVELYDPATGAWTLGNPLTLPRADFTATLLPDGKVLVAGGYDSDGYTTSAELYDPVSGAWTLTAPMNAARLSHTANLLPNGKVLISGGDIWSPSTSELYDPVTQSWTNSATLSMRRFDHSATLLANGQVLVAGGHYDLGDFLSSSEVYDPAADPATGSWTNTSPLSVDREYHTATLLPSGNVLVAGGWSDYGIPLANVDVYNPASRTWTATQPFNTARLSHTATLLPNGNVLVSGGIDNSYSGVASTELFDAASETWTNSGSLNAERWTHTATLLPNGLVLVAGGANGTNFLSSAELYNPSTGVWTLTGALNIGRQIHTATLLKNGQVLVAGGYVGGYSLSSAELYNPATAAWILTGNLNVSRHSHTATLLPNGKVLIFGGLHDNTSLSSAELYDPTTGKWTLTGSLGTGRHEHCATLLPNGKVIASGGLDQDKNPLSSAELYDPATGIWLPTGGLDTPLASHTATLLLDGKLLVTGGLSLSNSLLVNAALYDVGLGFSNSWQPQIASITSNLNLGGTLALTGSGFRGISEGSGGNGSQASAGDHPLVQLRSIESGQSTFLLTTNWSTNIFNSAPVYGFPPGYALVTVFVNGIPGTSSVVNVSVPVPVATRLTCAQQGTNGFQFTFTNTVGAFFGVLTTTDPALPLTNWATFGGVTEVSPGHFQFTDAQATNSPQRFYRLRSP